CCGACTTCAATCTCCGTCAGTTCAACTCTGTCGTGCGTTTTTCTGTATTAGTTTCAACTGAACTGTCCCTGagagtgatttttcgttttcatCATTTCTCTAAAACCCTAGGTTTTCCACTTTGTTTGGGTAAAAATGTTGAATTTTGCTGCCCGATTTCAAATTTGCTGTTTTGTTTAGGTTTTGTGAGGAATTGCGTTTTTAGATGAGGAAGAAGCGAAACCTAGGTTTTGCACATTGCATTATGTATTTGTGAACTTGTTGAGGGCTTCGTTTGAATAGCGTTATTGAGTTTGTTGCTTTCAACCGAAATATTTGCTCTTTTGTTTCGGTTTTAGTGGGTATTACGCTCTTAGATGACGAAGAAATGGAACTTTGGTGGTCCGTATGTATTCGTGTAATTTCGAGCGTTAGATACTTTGATTGGCTGCTTATAAAGTTTTTTATTTGTGATATTGGCTGCTTATAAAGTTTTTTATTTGTGATACATTTGCCATTCGAACGATGCATCAACTGACTATTATACGAGTAATATAACAAATACACATCTGTATGCTGTATGTGTTGTAGCTATGCATGTACAGTGTTCTTGTGCTTATGCGCATGAATTAATTATCTTTTGATTTGTTCATTACAGTGTTGAACAAACAAGAGTTGAATTCTGGAGTTCCACTCCCTCGAGCGCTGCCTGTGATCCCTATTAGTAGCCATTGTTCTGTATTTGACAAGCCAGCTCCCACGACTCTCACTGGGGAGCTACCAAATGGTTTGTGCACTGAACTTCATGTTTTGGACAAAGGTTTTGGTGCTGGGGATAAGGGGTTGGTTTTGCCACAGTGTTCTGTAAGTAATGCTGGGTGTGTATCCAACAGCGTTCCTCAAGGGGAGAGAGAAGAGGATCCTAGTGTTACAGATGTGAGGGATGCAAGAATCAGAGACATTTACCATGATCTAGCTCTATCACCGGCTAGAGGTGCAGAAAATGGGGTATTAATTTTGCCACAGCGCCCTGTTAGTAATGCTGGATGTTCCTACAACGGTGTTCCTCAAGATCAGAGAAAAGAGGATCTGGGTAATTCATCTCCTGAAGATCAAAGGGATACAAGAACCTCTGACATTTACCATGACCCAGCTCTATCACTGGCTAGAGTTCAGAGATCCAAATCCAGACAAAAAGCTCTGGAAATTCGCAAAAGTGCCAAAAAAAGCTTTTCACAAGATAAGAACAATGGTATCAGGCATGCTGGTGGAACAATTGGGCGTGCAATATCTTCCCTTCGGTCTGACCATGTTGATGAACTGAACTTAGTCAAACCTCCTGATACAAGTGATTATGCTTGTGAAGTAGAAGAAGCAAAAATAGGGGAGTTTCAAAGCAAGGAAAGAGGTACTACCATCTCCTCTGGTAGAATTACAAGATCTAGAAGCTCTGGTCATCAGGAGAGCTCTTTGAATGTCAGTGGCTCGGTTTGTATTGACAGGAAACTTGGCGGTGCACTTGCAGATTCTAGAGGCATATCACCTCAGCAGTCCAAAAATGTAAATAAACCGTTGGAATTGGTTAATTACTCTTATATCACTAATGATAGTGGCCAAGAGAATGAAGCAAAAGTAGGTGAACATTTTATCATGGAAAAGGGACGCAGCGAATACTCTGGGAGAACAACAAGGTCTAGAAGTGCTAGCCAAGAACCTAATTGTCTTGATGAATTGTCCAAGTTGGAGCAATCATCTAACAGCATAAGTGAAGTTGGTGTCAGAAATTCATTGCTACAACCGAAACATTTTGATGAAATGGTGGAAGTGGTGAAATCTTGTGATATTGTTGATGGAAATTGTGAAGCGAAAACAATAGTAGGGGAGAGCTGGAGCAAGGTAACCAGTGATTACAGTGGCAGAATAACAAGATCCAGAAGTTCATCCCAGAACCCAAATGACGTTAACAATTATCCGAAGGTAGATACTTCCTGTATTTCTGTTAAGGGTGATGGCAGTACAATCCATCTTTCCACTGGTAAGTCAACACAACCACCTCAGCCTTTAAGTACTGGGTCACAAGCTGTGCATATTACTGAAAAAATAGCGAAAGACGCTATCACCAATATATCTGGTCAAAGAATTAATCAGTCAACATCTTCTTCATCTAACAAGTCTCACGATTCACAGAGAACTTTAATATCTGCTGGAAGGTCTGTTCCAATTCAATGTGATATAGACCTGTGTGCAGAGAATTCAACAGATTCTTCAGACAAGGAAAATGATGCAGATCACTATGCTGGTACAAAGACAAGTGCAGAAACTATTTGTACTACTGAAGGAATGTCAGAACTGGTCAATTCACAGGCTTTGGTTCACAGGAGTACACAGTCCAGATCTGCTGCTTCAAGCAAGCATTTGTCAGAAAAAATGACTCACAGGGGTACACAGTACAAAGAGGTACCTTGTACTCAAACCTGTGAATTTGTTAAagctgtaactggtggagaaaCTGAAATTGATCCTGATGTATCTGTTGAAGGTTCTGGATCAAAATTGGATGGTACTGGGGTTAGAGTTGGAGTGGAAGTTTTAGCCTCAAGGCAGCCTGCTGATTGTAATGTGTTTGTGAATCCCAAGCAACTTAATTTTGATGATGTGGAAGAATCCTGTAGGAATGGAAGTTATACTCCTGCTTTTAAAGAGGGAATGCAGGGAAGATCATCAGAGAAAAGGTATATTTCTTTGATGGACGCTGATGATATACAGGAAGAAGGAATGACTGTCAATTATCAAGAAAATCATAACTTGTCCCTGCCAATGAATTTTCTTGGGGATCCGGAAGTTTCAATCAAAGGGAAGGACCTCCAGAGTGGTTTATCTGAATCTCCTGCAGAGGAGGATAGAAGTTTCTTGAATGGAAATGCTGTCTCATCAGTAATGGAGACATCTGATGTTCATAATGATGCAGTTGCTAATACGTTGCTAGAAAGTGGCAATAGAGACTCTCGGTGTGGAGCCATGGGAAGTGTAGAACATAGTCCAAAGGCCATACTAGAATCTCAAGGCCTTTCACTTTCTCGGGTGGATGTTGCAAAATCAATTGTCAGTAGAAGTCCTGTTGAAGAAATGCCTCAAAATGAGGACTGCCACATGATAGAGAGCTCTGAATCTTCACCTAAGGCACAGATTGAAGAGGTACTTAATTTTCTGTTATGCAGTGagctctctcgctctctctcagCTAAGTGGTGGCCTCACATCTATGTTATTCTATATAGCagtcttgttttatttgagaTTTTCTGTTTAATTGTTCTCGTCAAATTGCTTGTCTACTTTTATTTGGTCTTTTATAATGTATAAGATTGTGTTTGATAGGGTGAATATAGTGATGAACTGAACGTAGTCAAACCTACTGATACAAGTTCTTGTGAAGTGGAAGAGGGAAAAATAGGCGAATTTCAAAGCAAGGAAAGAAGCATTGCTCTCTCCTCTGGTAGAATTACAAAATCTAGAATATCTGGCCAACAGGAGAGCTCTTTGAATGTTAGTGGCTCAGCCAGTAATGCCAGAAGAATTGGTTCTGTTGGCATATCACCTCGGCTGTCTAACCCTGCAAATCAATCCTTGGAATTGGTTTACTCTCATATCACTAATGACTGTTTtcaaaagaaggaagcaaagGCAAGAGTACACTTCATTACGGAGGGTTCATGCCCTCAGCATAAACGAAGAAAGATTGAGCATAAAACAGTAGATGACCAGCCTACTTCCTTGGGCTTGAGAGAACGGGGTTTTTACACTGTCAATAGAGATTCTATGTGTGGGAACTTGGGAAGCGTAGAAGATAGTCCAAAGGCTGTACTAGAATCTCAAGGGCTTTCAATTCCTCGGGAGGATGTTGTAAAATCAATCATCAGCAGAAGCTCAGTTGAAGAAACACATCAAAATGAGGATCACCACATGATAGAGTGGTCTGAATCTTCACCTAAGGCACAGATGACAGAGGTAATTACTTTTTTGCTGTGCagtgatctctctctctctctctctcttggctAAGCTATGGCCCTTACATCTATGTTATTCTATTTAGTAGACTTGTTTTGTTTGAGATTTTTCGCATACTTGTTCACTTATATCAGACAGGTTGCTTGTCTACTTTTATTTGATCTTTTCTAATGCATAAGATTGCGTCTGACAGGGTAGAATTAGCTTGGGATGCGGGGATACAAGTGGTAATGCACCTTTCATTTTCGTGGATAgagaatttgaagcttcaatcCTAAGTTTGATGAAGCAGACTGGTATGATGGAGGAAACAGGAGTAGCACATCCGCCAAGCATTATTATTGACTCAGGAAGTCAGTGCATGGAAGAGACTACTGTTTCACTAACTCGGGAGGATAATCTTACCACAGGAAATGCTGAACATTTGACTTGCGCTGGAAGAGCAATGCAGGAAATGAGATTTGATCTTGGAGGAACCAGCAATTTTGGATCTCCACATGGCCAATCCTTGGATTTGATTGGTTTGGATGATAGAAAGCCTGAGCTTGAGGGGTTCGTTATGCAAACAGATGATGAACCAACAAGCATTGCTGGAAAGGGAATTAGCTTTGACGAGTGGAACCTTCCAAGCACTACAATTGAACATGCCAGCATTCTGGAGCAGCTGTGCCAGTCTGCTTGCATGCAAACTCCAGTAGCATGCTCTTCAGCTTCAAATAAGTTGCACAAAATTCCATATCTCTACCAATCCGTTCCAACTGGGCTTCTAGAGGGTGTGGATATGAGGACCATGAATGATGCTGTCAAACAATTAAAGGATGGTCATAGTTACTCGAGTGAGGAAGTTGGCCAGGCGTTTTATGGAAGGTCCTATTCTGATTGCCTCTTAAATCATGGTGGTCAATCTGGTTGGGATACTAAGAAACCTTATCTGTCTCCAGTTGGGAAACTCTGGGATATAACTGGTTCAAGGACTAGCAGTTCAAGGAAGCGAGGAAGCTTACATCTGGAGCTTCCCTGCATtagtgaagaaaatgagaatgCAGATGAGGCAGCTGATACTTTCCAAGATGAAAGTGTTTCAAATGCATTAAATAGGTCAATACAAAGAGTACCACTTGTTGACATTACTGAGATTCCAAACCCTCCTGCATCAGTTTCTAAAGCTGAACCATATGCAGATAGACTTAGTCTAGATTCCGTGAACACTGAATTCAGCTTAAGAGGCACTCATAAGAGCTTCAAACAGAGGCTTGGAATCCAAAACAGCAGCAAGAGAAGATATAACAATAAGGAGAACCTGAGCATGTCACAaggaacaaatgatattaaggGGACCACTAGATCACTTCATAAAAGGTTCAGTAAACCAAAATTATCTGGGAAAACCAGTTTGAGAAAAGGTGGTTCAAGTTTATCAGAGCAGGAGCCGAAGCGTAACAATATTGTGTCCAGCATGACTTCTTTCATTCCACTTGTTCAACAGAAACAAGCAGCTGCAGTTGTAACAGGTAATTTCTTACTAGTAATCTTAACCTTTGGACTTTGGATTTTGCATTACATGTACATATTCCATGTGATTGTTTTTCTGAGTGTGGATCATAATTGTACGTCTAAACTGGGTTACAGTACGGCTGATGGTTTTATTTTTACTGAATTAGGGAATGTTTTATTTGGAGTAGTAAAATAGCAATGAATGTCTGGGATCATCAAGTAAAATTTAGAGTACATATTTGAAAGTCTCATGAAAGCAGAGTTGCCCCATTGTCCTCCATAAGTATGTTATAGGTGACTCCATATTTGAAAGTCTCATGACAGtgattcatttgtttttttattgtatCCTTGTGAATTCTTGTGAGCATTCTGggatatttttctttgtttcttttttatctCCAATGACTTGATTCAGTATTTTGACCTATTTGTGTTTTCTTGCAGGGAAGAGGGACGTCAAAGTGAAGGCCCTGGAGGCAGCTGAAGCTGCAAAGCGTCAggcagaaaagaaagagaatgaacgcaagatgaagaaggaagcCTTGAAACTTGAGCGGTCAAGAATGGAGCAGGAGAATATGAAGCAGTTGGAGTTgcagaagaaaaggaaagaagaagagaggaagaaaaaagaggCAGATATGGCATCAAAGAAGAGACAAAGGGAAGAGGaagaaaggaaggagaaggaaagaaaaagaatgcgTATTGAAGCACGTAGAAACAAGAGAGAACATGAAGACAAGTTACCTGCAGAAAAGGTAGAGAAAGAAATGAAAACCCAGGCCATTGTATGATTCTTTATGGTCTGCCTCATTTCATTATGTCTATCTTTTTGCAATGTTAGATATCACGTTGTATATTGCGCTGTCTTGTGTAGGATGGAAGAGGCCCTGGGGGTAAGGAatctaaggatgaaatggcaaATAAGAAAATGGAGGAAGAAAGGGGATATGACAATAACATAAATATTTTGGAGACTAAGCCTAGTACTTCCAGGATTTCAATAAGCAATGCCGGAAGAGAAAGTATTGTCCACGAAGAGTTCCACGAGGCCTCGAGTAATTATGGATATCAAGCAGAGGTAAATGCAAATGATTGTTTGACAACCAATACCCACCATATCTTAGGATCTACTTGCATATGTTGAGTGCTTTTACTTGTGTAGGCTGGAGCATGGTGATAATCCTCTGTTATTGTAGTTTGCATAGGACCTTTAAACTTGTTGGGTTTTAAGTTTAACTATTACGAGGCCTTCCCCTTTGCTATCTTTATACCGCAATATAGGAAAGAAGGCTACACTTGTCTAATTGCAAGACTTATCTTCTGTTAAAACTACTAGTAACGTATTGGAAACTCAAATATGAACCACCGTTAGATAGTCTTCTTATGCATGAACTGCATACTTTCGTTTCGTGCACTTTTACTTTGTTTGTAAAGCCTCGTGCTGACATTTCCTGTGATATTTAAGGTACTGAGCAATTCAGACAGAGCAATGAAGAATTCAGTTGCCATTACAAGTCAAGAACAGTCTTATGACATCTCTCCATACAAAGAATCAGATGATGAGAATGACGATGACGACAGTATCATACCAAATAGTAAATTTATTCCTTCGTGGTcaaggtatttttttttcaattgttgTTATAGATGGAATATGATCTTCAAATTATAGAGCATCCCAATAATCTTAGCGATGTGTATCTTAAGGAATGGCATAGATTGCGTACCCTTTGGAAATGTCAACTCGGATGCACTCCTCTAAATTGGTTCTGTTTTGTACAGTAAAAACTGCCTGGCTTTCGCTGCTTCTTCCCAGAATAGAATAGACCCAGAGACGATCTTCCCCCCGGAAAGCTTTTGCTGCATATCTGAAGGTATTTTTATGGTTTAAAGCCATGGTCTTAGTAGCTACTGCTTTGTCCTTTTGGCTAGTCAATGTTTAGGTACTGCTGGACTAAGTTCGAATATGCTCATTTGCAGTCCTCTTGCCCCAAAAGCATCAATTGAACAACAGCGGAATGTGCTAAACTATGTTCAGTTATATTCTTCAATCAGCTAGAATATGAGCTTTCAGTCAAGAAGAGGTAATGTTACCTTCTCCTTTTCCCTTTCGGTCTCCTAAACTACGTTTATGCTGGCAGTTTCGTTGTTAAAAGAGCAATTTTCCTTCTGCAAAATGTAAAATGCCCTCAGTTACCGCCTATCAAAACCAAAATACTTGTAATAATTGGTTTTCGTTTCTTCTTGCAGGTTTTCAAGGTCTGTTTGTGAACAGTTTCTTGAGCAGGCAACACCCTTTCAAGCCGAAATGGAACTGAAACGCGcagaggtttttttttatgtataggATTCTGTCGTAATTGTTATGCCAGATAATTTGCAGATTGATTGTAGTTAAGAAGAGTAACAAGTTCCATTGGCAGAAGGGCAATTGCCTGAGCTGCCGAGTAATTTGGTCAGCAtcttctgctgctgctgctttttCTTGGCACCATGCCCGGTTTTACTTTTAACCTCCCAATCATCTTCCTCAACTTGAGGACCTCAAGGATGATAAAGTGACTGCTAGAAATGTATATATTTTCGTATGGGCGTGTTGTAAGATTATGTACAGTACATACAAATTTAACTATTACGAGGTGGCTCAGTGGTTGGGAACAAATTTTAGATCCATATTTCACACAAGTTCCAAGTTTGATTTTTGATGCtggtgaatcacacgatggtgGTCGGGAAAGGCCGAAACTCCTTTGTGAGTCATAGCCCTCGAAAGGGTGGACATGGCAAAGCCACTAACTAGTCCCTTttttaaaaagataaaaaatatatgtacaAATTTGCTACACCAACTAGTATGGAGCAGTGGGCTTTCTCTTTTACACCCAAGTTCGAATTTCCGTTTTTATATCCAtaatttagatgaatttagtACAGATTATcttatctattttttttaaatccctCTTCATAAATAATTTGATCTGCAATGTTTAAACTCAAAACTTGAGCGAAACACAGTGAAACGATTCGAAACTACCTCCACCACAAATCTTTAacaaaaagatggaaaagaaaagGTACAAACGTTTACACGAGAGAAGTTGAAAGGACTTGGATAGTGAGGGTCATCTCCACTTTGAAAGTAATAGCTGAAAGTTAagtacaaaattaacaaaaaaacaaaaaacaaaaagcggTTCAAAGTTCCAACTTTGATTTCCATCAATGAAAGTTGCAAGGAATGTAAACTATATTGCCTCAATCTTTTCCATTCATATTCTTTGCACACCTCTTGTTCAGAGAAGAACAAACTTTTTGGTGATCCTCGGAAAAGAAAGAGATGGCGGCAAATCCTCTTCTGGCAGGAATGCAAGACAATCGATGATGCATAGCTGCTGAGGTCCTTCTCCGGGCAGGAATTCCTAGAGTGTGTGGTGTTTGATCCACAGATTTCAAACTTGATCGTCGAGATGGTGTGAGAGGCAGAGAGCCGCTGTTGTTTGAGCAACGTCTCCAACAGATCCTCACTTCCCCTGATCTGAAATTCTCCAAGGGGGATATGCCATTCCCCTGTTAAAAAATACCCGATATTATAAATGCAAATATAGACAAGGCAAAatgaagaaagcaaaagaaaaggaaggcaAATTACAATTTACAAATCATCAGTGTTCAACCAAAGATCGATATATCCTTCTGGTGAAATCTGTAGTGGAACAACCAGCCTCCTTGTCTAGTAACGCAATGTACTGGCATTCATCCAAACACAGTTAAGTGGTGCTAAATACAGATAAGTGTCAAATTAACTTTGAAGACAatcaattttgttggaaaatttgaggACAATCAATTTAACATAGATACAGATAAGTGGTACTAAATACGTACCTGGCTTTGTCTGGAGAGTCGAGAGTTGGAGAGAGTGAAATGAAGGCTCATATGGTGATTTCATCCTCTATCTTTACGCAAGGAATGCGAGATATGTTTCTCCAatcttttcccttcttgttcTGATACCACTTCTTCAGAGAAGGACATCCCCAGATGCTCAGATAAGAAAGAGATGCCAGCAAACCCTCTTCTGGCAGGAATTCGAGACTCTCGCAGATTGAAATTGTAGCTGTTGAAGAGAAGTGAGATGCTCAAGTCCCTTTCGTCCAGAGATTTCAGATTTGAATGTATAGAGATCCAGAGATTGTGAAGAGTGGCAGGGAGCAGCTGTTCCCGGAGCAACATCTCCAACGGATCCTTGCTTCCTTGGATCCGAAATTCTTGAAGAGAGGCAAGTCCTTGCAATCCCCACTCCACTGAAGGCCTCAGTCTCTCACAATTTTCGATCCAAAATGTTTGTAGGGTGGGAGGCAAACCCCCTAGTGCAGGTGACACCAGATTTGGAAGATTTTGTATCCACAAATGTTGAAGCGCGGTGAGGGTGTGCATTTGGGCCAGCAACAACTTCAAATTCTCGCATTTGGCTGCACAGTCCTGCCAACAACAATAACTTCAACGCAGAATAATGCTTCTCCTTTTGCTACAGTCCTGCCAAAGATAGAGTGGAATTAGATCCACTTCCACAGCAGCAGCCTCCAAATCAGCCGCCATAGGCAGCCAACGACGTAGTGTCATGGCCTAAAATGTACGTGGTAGAGAAAAATGAACCCCCGTGCGCGCACTTGGCTGCACAGGCAGCAACAAAGTGTGTGGCTGCATATGAATCAGAAAAACAATGAATGGACCCCTTAGCGACTGGGAAATCCTGCTATATGCTATCATGTACATGAAGCACTACCACGGTTGAGTTGCTACTTACCAAGAAGGTTTCTAAATTTGAGAGCCCGCTGCTCCAACTTTCACCATCAAACTTGGGTTAAGGCTTATCATCATCTATTTCTCCACGGCATCTTCCACTAGAGCAGTTAACGAATCAAATGATTACCTGCATATATAGTGAGCAAATCTGCAATGTTcagataatttttttcttcgttTGTTAACTTGCTACATCACACACACTAATATATAGAAAACAAACCTCCAAGTCCAGATGCAACTTTGAATATTCTCTTGATTGCTCATGAAATCCACAATGGTGAGAAGAATGCTAATATATAGAAAACAAGCCAACAAATACGTTAGTCCCATCGTGTTGTCCTGACTGATTGCATAGTTGAATTACATTGATCCATAAAGGAAGAACAAATTACACTCAAGTGTTCAACTACTTACACTGAAATCTGTAGGCGCAGCAGCTAGCCACCAAGTCTATTTACACTGGCATTCTAGCAAGCGGTGCCAATAAGCCCTGCTCTCTTCATCCATGGTGTTTGTAGACAAAAATATGTGTATGCAGCTACCACAAGATGACAGAGGCATTGAAAGATGAGTAAGCATTCCGCCATATGGAAACTGCAgcagtatatatatacacaagtaCCTGAGTGGTTGATGTAAGCTAACATCGTTTTCCCTCTGATAATCCTATCTTCACAGTTCAACAGTTTTCTCTCTGGACCGACGAAGTCCCACATACATTCAATCTTTATATAGCTGTTCAAGAGAGCTGAGGTCAAGAGGTCCCTGTCCTGGAAGGAATTGCGAGAGTGGGAGGTGTTGAAAGTCCATTTCCATCCAAAATATTTCAAAATTGACGGTCCAGAAAATCAGAGCACCATTTGATAATCCCATCTTTACAGGTTTGCTTGCTCGCTGCATCAATTAAACCGATATATCTGTTAGTCCCATCACACCTTAGTCCCATCACATCTACCAGAAGATTACAGTTATGGTGCAAACGGGATAAGTATGAGAAATCATCCAGGGATTTACCTCTTGTCATGCAGGAGAATCATATATATCGACCCCAAGTAGTTCCACAGTATCAGACTACAAAAAGTTCACTCCCCTCGCACTCTCCTGTAATTTCATCGGAATTGGACTCTGAAACTCTAATTTAAGCTGGAATATTGCCGAGGACaatcaatttaataataaataaaaaaagtaccTGGCTTTTGTCTTGAGAGTTGAGAGTTGGCGAGAGTGAAATGAAAGCTCATATGGTGATTTCATGATCTATCTGTATGCAAGGAATGCGAGCTATGTTTCTCCAatcttttcccttcttgttcCCATACCTCTTCTTCAGAGAAGGACAACCCCGGATCATCAGATAAGAAAGAGATGCCGGCAAACCCTCTTTTGGCAGGAATTTGAGACTCTCGCAGCCTGAAATTTGTAGCTGTTGAAGAGAAGCGAGGTGCTCAAATCCCTTTCCGTCCAAAGATTTCAGATTCGATACATCATAGATTTGGAGAGTGTGAAGAGTGGCAGGGAGCAGCTGTTCATTGAGCAACGTCTCCACCAGATCCCAGTTACGGATATCTAATCTTCCTAGGTTGGGAGGCAAACCCCCTTGTGCAAATGACACCACATGTGGAAGACACTCTATCTCCAAACGTTGAAGGGCGGTGAGGGTGTGCATTCGGTCCGGCAACAACTTCAAATTCATGCAATACCTTACTGAAAAGAAAGTCAGGTTGGGAGTGGGCAATCCCCCTTCAGGAAAAGAGACAAGATTTGGAAGATTGGATATCGACAAATCTTGGAGGGCGGTGAGGGTGTGCATTCGGTCCGGCAACAACTTCAAATTCATGCAATACCCTACTGAAAAGAAAGTCAGGTTGGGAGTGGGCAATCCCCCTTCAGGAAAAGAGACAAGATTTGGAAGACTGGATATCTCCAAACGTTGAAGGGCGGTGAGGGTGTGCATTCGGTCCGGCAACAACTTCAAATTCTCGCAGTTGTAGACATGAAAGAAAGTGAGGTTGGGAGTGGGCAATCCCCCGTCGGGAAAAGAGACAAGATTTCGACATCCCCAAATAGACAGGGAGTTGAGATGGCTGAGATTTTCATCTGCTCCTCCTTCAACTGAAAGAGATTCCA
This window of the Malus domestica chromosome 03, GDT2T_hap1 genome carries:
- the LOC114823847 gene encoding uncharacterized protein, whose protein sequence is MEELLVKIFDRKKWIVNQAKQRTFLFEQHLASKCLIDGIAPPPWLCSSTEPSNVLNKQELNSGVPLPRALPVIPISSHCSVFDKPAPTTLTGELPNGLCTELHVLDKGFGAGDKGLVLPQCSVSNAGCVSNSVPQGEREEDPSVTDVRDARIRDIYHDLALSPARGAENGVLILPQRPVSNAGCSYNGVPQDQRKEDLGNSSPEDQRDTRTSDIYHDPALSLARVQRSKSRQKALEIRKSAKKSFSQDKNNGIRHAGGTIGRAISSLRSDHVDELNLVKPPDTSDYACEVEEAKIGEFQSKERGTTISSGRITRSRSSGHQESSLNVSGSVCIDRKLGGALADSRGISPQQSKNVNKPLELVNYSYITNDSGQENEAKVGEHFIMEKGRSEYSGRTTRSRSASQEPNCLDELSKLEQSSNSISEVGVRNSLLQPKHFDEMVEVVKSCDIVDGNCEAKTIVGESWSKVTSDYSGRITRSRSSSQNPNDVNNYPKVDTSCISVKGDGSTIHLSTGKSTQPPQPLSTGSQAVHITEKIAKDAITNISGQRINQSTSSSSNKSHDSQRTLISAGRSVPIQCDIDLCAENSTDSSDKENDADHYAGTKTSAETICTTEGMSELVNSQALVHRSTQSRSAASSKHLSEKMTHRGTQYKEVPCTQTCEFVKAVTGGETEIDPDVSVEGSGSKLDGTGVRVGVEVLASRQPADCNVFVNPKQLNFDDVEESCRNGSYTPAFKEGMQGRSSEKRYISLMDADDIQEEGMTVNYQENHNLSLPMNFLGDPEVSIKGKDLQSGLSESPAEEDRSFLNGNAVSSVMETSDVHNDAVANTLLESGNRDSRCGAMGSVEHSPKAILESQGLSLSRVDVAKSIVSRSPVEEMPQNEDCHMIESSESSPKAQIEEGEYSDELNVVKPTDTSSCEVEEGKIGEFQSKERSIALSSGRITKSRISGQQESSLNVSGSASNARRIGSVGISPRLSNPANQSLELVYSHITNDCFQKKEAKARVHFITEGSCPQHKRRKIEHKTVDDQPTSLGLRERGFYTVNRDSMCGNLGSVEDSPKAVLESQGLSIPREDVVKSIISRSSVEETHQNEDHHMIEWSESSPKAQMTEGRISLGCGDTSGNAPFIFVDREFEASILSLMKQTGMMEETGVAHPPSIIIDSGSQCMEETTVSLTREDNLTTGNAEHLTCAGRAMQEMRFDLGGTSNFGSPHGQSLDLIGLDDRKPELEGFVMQTDDEPTSIAGKGISFDEWNLPSTTIEHASILEQLCQSACMQTPVACSSASNKLHKIPYLYQSVPTGLLEGVDMRTMNDAVKQLKDGHSYSSEEVGQAFYGRSYSDCLLNHGGQSGWDTKKPYLSPVGKLWDITGSRTSSSRKRGSLHLELPCISEENENADEAADTFQDESVSNALNRSIQRVPLVDITEIPNPPASVSKAEPYADRLSLDSVNTEFSLRGTHKSFKQRLGIQNSSKRRYNNKENLSMSQGTNDIKGTTRSLHKRFSKPKLSGKTSLRKGGSSLSEQEPKRNNIVSSMTSFIPLVQQKQAAAVVTGKRDVKVKALEAAEAAKRQAEKKENERKMKKEALKLERSRMEQENMKQLELQKKRKEEERKKKEADMASKKRQREEEERKEKERKRMRIEARRNKREHEDKLPAEKDGRGPGGKESKDEMANKKMEEERGYDNNINILETKPSTSRISISNAGRESIVHEEFHEASSNYGYQAEVLSNSDRAMKNSVAITSQEQSYDISPYKESDDENDDDDSIIPNSKFIPSWSSKNCLAFAASSQNRIDPETIFPPESFCCISEVLLPQKHQLNNSGMC
- the LOC139194324 gene encoding putative disease resistance protein At3g14460 codes for the protein MKVVKSVGGELYGGNQPFQCLEKLEFREMPEWEEWQPSPSGGESPDFPRLQELILRECPKLIGDLPTHLPSLKTLDVYKCEVLHENRASNTLNTESLRGSLEKLTIMGCPGLSLLLESTDTLPSLQMLFIKFVGGKEWLAHNSNRLQSLSLDECSSLLSFPTNGLPTPLTSLHLVNCKKVEFLSREMMAKLTSLQSLLLFKSCDSLRSFPLGIFPNLSSLSIVGCQNLESLSVEGGADENLSHLNSLSIWGCRNLVSFPDGGLPTPNLTFFHVYNCENLKLLPDRMHTLTALQRLEISSLPNLVSFPEGGLPTPNLTFFSVGYCMNLKLLPDRMHTLTALQDLSISNLPNLVSFPEGGLPTPNLTFFSVRYCMNLKLLPDRMHTLTALQRLEIECLPHVVSFAQGGLPPNLGRLDIRNWDLVETLLNEQLLPATLHTLQIYDVSNLKSLDGKGFEHLASLQQLQISGCESLKFLPKEGLPASLSYLMIRGCPSLKKRYGNKKGKDWRNIARIPCIQIDHEITI